From the Candidatus Cloacimonadota bacterium genome, the window AAGAGATAGATACGCAGAGTTTATTACTACTTTGTCTATCATTGGCAGCACAATTGAAAAGATTGCCACAGAGATACGAGGTTTACAGAGGACAGAAATTCACGAGGTTGAAGAAGGATTTGTCAAAGGACAGAAGGGCTCCTCCGCGATGCCTCATAAGAAAAATCCTATTCTCAGTGAAAGGCTTTGTGGTATGGCACGAGTTTTGCGAAGTAATGCTATGACCTCCTTAGAAAATAATGCCTTATGGCATGAACGCGATATTAGTCATTCTTCTGCCGAAAGGATTATTATACCTGATTCTACTATTCTAATTCATTATATGTTAATAAAAACTAAATCCCTAATTGAAAATTCGGTTGTTTTCCCGGAGAAAATGAAAGAGAATATCAATTTGACAAATGGACTTATATATTCTCAATCAGTCCTGTTGGAACTTGTCAAAAGGGGAATTTCAAGAGAAGATGCGTATGAGATTGTGCAAGCCTCTGCTCTGAAATGCTGGAACTCAAAAGAGCCATTTAAAGATGCTCTGCTATCAAATCAAAAATTGAAAGAAATCATTGCTCCAGGTAAACTGGGAAAAATATTGGATATAAATAAATTTCTTAAAAACGTTGATTACATTTTTAAAAAAGTATTTGGTAAGGAATGAAACCAGAATAGAAAATCTTAACAAATTATATATTCAAAATTATGAATATTATCAATCTTATTGTTAGCCTATTTTTCCCAAATATTTGTTTAGTTTGTAGAAAAAAATTGACTAAGAATGATATAATCTGCGAAAAATGTATTAATAATTTAGCAATATTAGAAACAAACAAGTGTTTACTTTGCAGGAAAAATCCTGCTGAAAATGGTATATGCCAGAATTGTAGAACTGAATTTCAGTTTGATGGAGTTGTTTCTGTATTTAAATTTAATGAAGTAATTCAGAGTTTAATTCATAATTTAAAATATAATGAGTTCAAAAAAATTGGCATCTTTTTAGGAGAATTTTTGGCAAATAAATTATCAAATTATGATTTTATATCTAAAGTTGACTATATTATTCCTGTTCCTCTTCATAAAGTAAAAAAAAGAGAAAGAGGTTTTAATCAATCCGATATTATCGCGAAGATTTTATCTGATAAGTTAAATATCAAATTAGGTAATCATATTATAAAAAGAGCAAAATACACAAAAACTCAGACCATGCTAACCAAAAAGGAGCGAGAAGTTAATGTTAGAGATGCCTTCAAAATAAAATCTCATAGAGATGTAAAAGATAAGAATTTCTTAATAGTTGACGATGTTATAACAACAGGTTCTACAATGAAGTCAATAGTATTACTATTAAAAGAATATTATGCAAATCAAGTGTAT encodes:
- the purB gene encoding adenylosuccinate lyase, with translation MIERYSLPEMKDIWTSENKFKKWLKIEIYVVEAMNKLGIVPDKDLKNIKSKARFDLKEINKIERKVNHDVIAFLTDVAKYVGPSSRYIHLGLTSSDIIDTANSCLMREAGLLILNKLKNLSEILKEKAFEYKDTLCIGRTHGIHAEPTTFGLKIALWYDEMRRNIIRMKSAIDNISVGQISGAVGNYAYISPFVEEYVCKKIGLKPVNISNQIIQRDRYAEFITTLSIIGSTIEKIATEIRGLQRTEIHEVEEGFVKGQKGSSAMPHKKNPILSERLCGMARVLRSNAMTSLENNALWHERDISHSSAERIIIPDSTILIHYMLIKTKSLIENSVVFPEKMKENINLTNGLIYSQSVLLELVKRGISREDAYEIVQASALKCWNSKEPFKDALLSNQKLKEIIAPGKLGKILDINKFLKNVDYIFKKVFGKE
- a CDS encoding ComF family protein, whose protein sequence is MNIINLIVSLFFPNICLVCRKKLTKNDIICEKCINNLAILETNKCLLCRKNPAENGICQNCRTEFQFDGVVSVFKFNEVIQSLIHNLKYNEFKKIGIFLGEFLANKLSNYDFISKVDYIIPVPLHKVKKRERGFNQSDIIAKILSDKLNIKLGNHIIKRAKYTKTQTMLTKKEREVNVRDAFKIKSHRDVKDKNFLIVDDVITTGSTMKSIVLLLKEYYANQVYVASIARA